In the Numida meleagris isolate 19003 breed g44 Domestic line chromosome 5, NumMel1.0, whole genome shotgun sequence genome, one interval contains:
- the NT5C2 gene encoding cytosolic purine 5'-nucleotidase isoform X3, which translates to MSFRSMFQDVRDAVDWVHYKGSLKEKTLENLEKYVVKDGKLPLLLSRMNEVGKVFLVTNSDYKYTDKIMTYLFDFPHGPKPGSAHRPWQSYFDLILVDARKPLFFGEGTVLRQVDTVTGKLKIGTYTGPLQHGIVYSGGSSDTVCDLLGAKGKDILYIGDHIFGDILKSKKRQGWRTFLVIPELAQELHVWTDKSALFEELQSLDIFLAELYKHLDSSSNERPDISSIQRRIKKVTHDMDMCYGMMGSLFRSGSRQTLFASQVMRYADLYAASFINLLYYPFSYLFRAAHVLMPHESTVEHTHVDINEKESPMATRNRTSVDFKDSDYKRHQLTRSISEIKPPNLFPQAPQEITHCHDEDDDEEEEEEEEEEEEEEE; encoded by the exons GGATCGCTCAAGGAAAAGACCCTTGAGAATCTGGAAAAGTACGTGGTGAAAGAT GGGaagctgccactgctgctcagcCGCATGAACGAAGTTGGGAAGGTGTTTCTTGTGACAAATAGCGACTATAAATATACAGAT aaaattatGACTTACTTGTTTGACTTTCCACACGGACCAAAG cCTGGGAGTGCCCACCGGCCATGGCAGTCCTACTTTGACCTGATCCTGGTGGATGCACGGAAACCCCTCTTCTTTGGGGAAGGCACTGTGTTGCGGCAGGTGGACACG GTGACCGGGAAGCTGAAGATTGGTACCTACACTGGCCCACTGCAGCACGGCATCGTGTATTCGGGAG GCTCTTCAGACACAGTCTGCGACCTGCTGGGGGCTAAAGGGAAGGATATTCTGTACATCGGAGACCACATCTTCGGAGACATCCTCAAATCCAAGAAGCGCCAGGGCTGGAGGACCTTCCTGGTGATCCCCGAGTTGGCGCAGGAGCTACACGTCTGGACTGACAAAAGCG CCCTTTTTGAAGAGTTGCAGAGCCTGGACATCTTCCTGGCCGAGTTATACAA GCATCTGGACAGTAGCAGCAATGAACGCCCTGACATCAGCTCCATCCAGAGACGCATTAAG AAAGTGACCCACGACATGGACATGTGCTACGGGATGATGGGGAGCCTCTTCCGCAGCGGCTCTCGGCAGACGTTGTTTGCCAGCCAGGTGATGCGCTATGCCGACCTCTATGCAGCCTCCTTCATCAACCTCCTTTACTACCCCTTCAGCTACCTCTTCAGAGCCGCCCACGTCCTG ATGCCACACGAGTCCACGGTAGAGCACACACACGTTGACATCAACGAGAAGGAGTCGCCCATGGCCACGCGCAATCGCACCTCGGTGGATTTTAAAGATTCTGACTACAAGCGGCACCAGCTGACCCGCTCCATCAGTGAGATCAAACCGCCCAACCTCTTCCCCCAGGCACCTCAGGAAATCACACACTGCCAcgatgaagatgatgatgaggaagaggaggaggaggaggaagaggaggaagaggaagaagaataa